A genomic window from Silene latifolia isolate original U9 population chromosome Y, ASM4854445v1, whole genome shotgun sequence includes:
- the LOC141629391 gene encoding pentatricopeptide repeat-containing protein At1g11290, chloroplastic-like, which translates to MGCRRMWWWPVGTGLINMYAKCRGLEKARRVFDGMQERSDVTWTTVIVAFSRDGLPHEAMNMFRKMKRLREKPNIVTFNECKCSLEDYERIYSCIEKRDQVLWNASIAGFSHLEHNEKAFECFLDMIRSGVACNCMTLTCILRTIGMVSCLEFGKQVHALAFKIDVGINLHVQNGLVSMYGRFSVISDAKNVFFTMKEPFSHSGLIKEGLKYYYFIRKLYPNNPISMNLYSSLIDMFGRAGYIYEAEAFIRSMQYLPRPSIYKSLLSACKLYENLEVGKWASQRLLE; encoded by the exons ATGGGGTGTCGTCGAATGTGGTGGTGGCCGGTGGGCACTGGTCTGATTAATATGTATGCGAAATGCCGGGGTTTAGAAAAGGCGAGGcgggtgtttgacggaatgcagGAGAGGAGTGATGTAACCTGGACCACCGTGATTGTTGCCTTTTCACGGGATGGATTACCTCATGAAGCTATGAATATGTTTAGGAAGATGAAGCGATTGCGTGAAAAGCCGAATATTGTTACTTTTAACG AGTGTAAATGTAGCTTAGAAGACTATGAGAGAATTTATTCATGTATTGAGAAACGGGATCAAGTTTTGTGGAATGCCAGTATCGCTGGTTTCTCACATTTAGAACACAATGAAAAGGCTTTTGAATGTTTCCTTGATATGATACGCTCTGGTGTAGCCTGTAACTGCATGACTCTGACTTGCATTTTAAGAACAATAGGAATGGTTTCATGCCTTGAATTTGGCAAGCAAGTCCATGCTCTTGCTTTCAAGATTGATGTTGGGATCAATCTGCATGTTCAAAATGGGCTTGTTTCCATGTATGGAAGATTTAGTGTAATCAGTGATGCTAAAAACGTATtctttacaatgaaagaac CTTTTAGCCATTCCGGGTTAATTAAAGAGGGACTCAAGTACTATTACTTTATAAGAAAGCTTTATCCTAATAATCCCATTAGTATGAACCTCTATAGTTCTTTGATTGACATGTTTGGTCGAGCTGGGTATATATACGAGGCTGAAGCCTTCATCAGAAGTATGCAGTATTTGCCAAGACCTTCAATCTATAAATCTCTTCTTAGTGCTTGTAAATTGTATGAAAACCTTGAAGTTGGGAAATGGGCGTCACAAAGGCTTTTGGAGTAA